In Lottiidibacillus patelloidae, one genomic interval encodes:
- a CDS encoding helix-turn-helix domain-containing protein has protein sequence MAKYSEKFKLRVVREYLDGTLGYRLLAKKYGITAVGQIKRWVRVYKEFGESGLRRKQSKQVYPVQLKLDVLNFMKQTGASYQDTAIIYKMNNPSLIANWYRTFMKEGIEGLMGKKKGRPSMSKNHKEKKRKQEKELSREEQLERENELLRLENSYLKKLKAFQENPNAFLEKHKQRWLSHSKKKGSN, from the coding sequence ATGGCAAAATATAGTGAAAAGTTTAAATTAAGAGTCGTAAGAGAGTACCTAGACGGTACTCTAGGCTATAGGTTATTAGCAAAAAAGTATGGTATTACTGCTGTAGGTCAAATCAAAAGGTGGGTTCGAGTTTATAAAGAATTCGGAGAAAGTGGTCTACGCAGAAAACAATCTAAACAAGTTTATCCTGTCCAATTAAAGCTAGATGTATTAAACTTTATGAAACAGACAGGTGCTTCTTATCAAGATACTGCGATTATCTATAAGATGAACAATCCTTCATTAATTGCGAACTGGTACAGAACCTTTATGAAGGAAGGTATAGAAGGCCTAATGGGAAAAAAGAAAGGACGACCTTCTATGTCTAAAAATCATAAAGAAAAAAAGCGCAAACAAGAAAAAGAGTTATCTCGTGAAGAACAATTAGAACGGGAAAATGAACTTCTACGTTTAGAGAATTCCTATTTAAAAAAGTTAAAAGCTTTTCAAGAGAATCCGAATGCCTTCCTCGAAAAGCACAAGCAGCGTTGGCTTTCGCACTCAAAGAAGAAGGGTTCAAATTAA